One part of the Pristis pectinata isolate sPriPec2 chromosome 17, sPriPec2.1.pri, whole genome shotgun sequence genome encodes these proteins:
- the LOC127579164 gene encoding maternal protein exuperantia-like yields the protein MADPVVAGDGGGEAVKGEAGGEIPLAGQIDPPGSTEETLVFFDLETTGLENNCEIVQLSAVSGEKIFNKYILPAKSISEGASSINGFQVMDGVLYLQGEPQTTSSLQDTMEAFLHFLQSLGTPLLVGHNNWKFDAPILLRVWEELSMKEQFANCITGFLDTLWLAKTAVPRSEVQSYRQTELVQAFLKKGYKAHNAVEDAKTLQELYSVLKFTPEQKRSSQFSISQLECQVSLQPLLKEKIIFFQLADKLALQGVSLQKLQSTHQQGGDAGLKSFLQSLGYVEPIYIRLSKFFSK from the exons ATGGCAGATCCTGTG GTTGCAGGTGATGGAGGCGGAGAGGCGGTGAAGGGGGAGGCTGGTGGTGAGATCCCCCTCGCCGGACAGATTGACCCTCCAGGGAGCACAGAGGAGACCCTGGTGTTCTTTGACCTGGAAACCACAGGACTAG AAAATAACTGTGAGATTGTGCAGCTGTCGGCAGTGAGCGGCGAGAAGATCTTTAACAAGTACATCCTGCCCGCCAAGTCCATCTCGGAAGGTGCATCCAGCATTAATGGATTTCAGGTCATGGATGGGGTCCTGTACCTGCAAGGGGAACCTCAGACCACCAGCAGCCTCCAGGACACCATGGAagctttcctccatttcctgcagtcCCTGGGCACCCCTCTGTTAGTAGGTCACAACAACTGGAAGTTTGACGCCCCCATCCTTCTACGAGTCTGGGAAGAGCTCTCCATGAAAGAACAGTTTGCCAACTGTATAACCGGATTCCTGGATACTCTCTGGCTCGCCAAGACTGCTGTTCCCAGGTCAGAGGTCCAGAGTTATAGGCAAACTGAACTAGTGCAAGCATTTCTCAAGAAAGGTTATAAAGCTCACAATGCTGTAGAGGACGCAAAGACTTTGCAGGAGCTGTATTCTGTCCTAAAATTTACTCCAGAACAAAAGAGGAGCAGTCAGTTCTCAATCTCTCAGCTTGAATGCCAAGTGTCTCTGCAGCCCCTGCTCAAAgaaaaaatcattttctttcagttAGCTGACAAACTTGCCTTGCAGGGAGTTAGTCTCCAGAAGCTGCAGTCAACACACCAACAAGGTGGTGACGCAGGACTGAAGAGCTTCCTCCAGTCCCTGGGATACGTGGAACCTATTTACATCAGGCTCTCAAAGTTTTTCAGTAAGTGA